The nucleotide window GGGCGACAAGGCACGAAGCAAGGAGATCATGACCGCCGCCAGCGTGCCCTGCGTGCCAGGCTATCATGGTTCTGAACAAGGAGAAGAGCAACTGCTGCAGCATGCCAAGAACATCAAGTTCCCCGTGCTACTGAAGAGTGTcaagggtggtggtgggaaaGGCATGCGCATCGTCTTGACGGAGGACGAGTTTGCCGCTCAGCTCCGCAGTGCCCGCGCCGAAGCACGCGCCTCGttcggcgagggcggtgaGGTCATGCTGGTGGAGAAATACATTGTGCGCCCACGCCACGTCGAGGTACAGGTCTTCGCCGATAAGCTGGGTAACTGCGTGGCTCTCGGAGAGCGTGACTGCAGTATACAGAGACGACACCAGAAGATCCTCGAGGAATCGCCGGCACCAGACCTGGATGACGAGACGCGTCTCGACCTCTGGGagaaggcaaggaaggccgccctggccgtcaACTACGTtggcgccggcaccgtcgagtTTATCCTTGACAAGGACACCGGCGAGTTTTACTTCATGGAGATGAACACCCGCTTGCAGGTCGAGCACCCCGTCAGTGAGATGGTCACCGGCACCGATCTCGTCGAGTGGCAATTTCGCGTCGCCGCTGGCGAAAAGCTGCCCTTGACCCAGGAAGAGATTGTGGAGAACATCAAGCAGCACGGCGCAGCCATTGAGGCTCGTATTTACGCCGAAAGCCCCGAGAAGGGGTTCATGCCTGACTCGGGAAGGTTGATCCACTTGACCACGCCGAATACCAACGAGGACATTCGCATCGACGCCGGTTTTGTTCAGGGCGACACGGTTTCGGAGGCCTATGACGGGATGATTGCCAAGTTGATCGTCCGTGGTAAAGACAGAGAGACTGCCATTCGCCGGATGGAACTGGCTCTCCGGAACTACGAAGTCGTCGGTCTCAGCACCAACATCGAGTTCCTCAAGAGACTTTGCCGGTCTCCCGCCTTCATCGAGGGAAATGTCGAGACAGGCTTCATCGAAAAGTGGAAAGAGGAGCTTTTCAAGCCGCGACACATCCACAGCGAGGTCTTTGTACAGGCTGCTCTCGGTTCGCTGTCTCCCCAGCTGGTCCATGGCCCTCCTCATGGCGGCAGCCTAGGATTCGGCGATGCTAGCACGTTGAGCGAGCGCAAGTTTGCTTTCAAGGTCCTTGACTCATACAGCGAAAAAGAGGGggaggtggtggaggtgAGCATCACGCAAAAGGCTCATCAGCTCTTCGACGCGCGCGTGTcaagaaaaggagaagaggcgCCCCAGGTTTTCGAGAACCTCGTCAGCAAATCGATCTCTGGCTCGTCAAAAAACGCACTGACGACGTTCTTCCCCGACGAACGCCTCGAATCCACCGTCGTGCAGAACACGCAGAGCGAGCAGGATACGAAGATCGTAGTGTTTCAGCACGGCATCAAGACGGAGCTTTCTCTACTGCCACCCGGCTGGTTCGAGAAGGCCCTTGGCCTGAAGGAGGTCACGGCGTCAGTGGTAGCGCCTATGCCGTGTAAGATTCTGAAAAACGAGGTAGAGGAAGGGCAGACGGTGGCCAAGGGCGCCCCATTGGTTGTGTAAGTGCCCCGCCCATTGCTTCACTGCCATTGCATGGTGATAGCCAGGATCTGACTTGAATGCACAGCATCGAGTCCATGAAGATGGAGACAGTTATCCGGTCACCCCAAAACGGCGTTATCAAGAGGCTGGCGCATAAGGAAGGAGTAAGTCATGAGGtctctcggtctcggcaGCTGACAACTAACACAACTCAGGATATCTGCAAAGCTGGAACTGTTTTGGTTCTTTTTGAAGAGGAGGCTAATGAAGAGTCATGAATGGGTAGTTGGTTGCATGATGATATACAAGACACAACGCTCAATTTGCCGAGCGAACGGTTTAGCAATTCGAAGGCTTGACAATTTTGACCTCCTGTGACAGGATTGCAGTCTGTAGCGCTTATGCAACCACTTGACTGAAGTTTTCAAGATACCTGCCCAGTTTCTCCAAGCCGGCCTTCAAAACCTCCGTACGACACACATATCCGAACCGCATATGCCCCTCAAAGTCAGTTCCGTCTCCGAAGCAGGTGGAGCCAGGCATGATGAGAACCCCCGTCTCTTTTAGAACCTCAAGACAGAACTCGTCATCACGCACAGGCTTTCCATTCTTCTCGAAGCGGATCATCGCTGTCGTGCCAGCAGTGGGTTTGACCCAGGAACACAACAA belongs to Colletotrichum higginsianum IMI 349063 chromosome 5, whole genome shotgun sequence and includes:
- a CDS encoding Carbamoyl-phosphate synthase subunit L: MRSMKAKHRLVRPLPRLLSSAAGQSVPASSQITPITSLLIANRGEIALRIHKTADRLGIRTTTLYTDPDSSSQHAACSPHSLALGDARAYLDGERIISLAKKHGIQALHPGYGFLSENSKFAERCEKEGIVFVGPPAQAMADMGDKARSKEIMTAASVPCVPGYHGSEQGEEQLLQHAKNIKFPVLLKSVKGGGGKGMRIVLTEDEFAAQLRSARAEARASFGEGGEVMLVEKYIVRPRHVEVQVFADKLGNCVALGERDCSIQRRHQKILEESPAPDLDDETRLDLWEKARKAALAVNYVGAGTVEFILDKDTGEFYFMEMNTRLQVEHPVSEMVTGTDLVEWQFRVAAGEKLPLTQEEIVENIKQHGAAIEARIYAESPEKGFMPDSGRLIHLTTPNTNEDIRIDAGFVQGDTVSEAYDGMIAKLIVRGKDRETAIRRMELALRNYEVVGLSTNIEFLKRLCRSPAFIEGNVETGFIEKWKEELFKPRHIHSEVFVQAALGSLSPQLVHGPPHGGSLGFGDASTLSERKFAFKVLDSYSEKEGEVVEVSITQKAHQLFDARVSRKGEEAPQVFENLVSKSISGSSKNALTTFFPDERLESTVVQNTQSEQDTKIVVFQHGIKTELSLLPPGWFEKALGLKEVTASVVAPMPCKILKNEVEEGQTVAKGAPLVVIESMKMETVIRSPQNGVIKRLAHKEGDICKAGTVLVLFEEEANEES